AAGTTGTCTCGATCTCCGTTGCCGAGGATGTAATCAGCGACTAACTGAGCCTCCTCTAGATCCAGCAGCACGAGATAGGTCCCTGCAAAGGAACTTGTGGCGAGAGTTTCTTCATGTTTCACCTTCCCGTGAATGATCGAGGTGAACACATGTTTCTTGTGCTTTTCCACTGTGTTCCACACCTTGGAAACCCAGGGACATGTGGTGTCAACGATGTGGCAGCCACGATCATTGAGCAGTTGCATTTCCTGCACGGTGGCCCCGAAAGCAGGAAGAATCACCACGTCGCCATATTCCACACCCGAGAAGTCCTTCACCCCCTGATCGACAGGGATGAAATGAACATTCATCTTGCGTAGATGATCATTCACCGAAGGGTTATGGATGATTTCATTGGTGATCCATAACCGCTCACTTGGATAGTGCTTGCGCGTCTCGTAAGCCATGGCAACGGCACGCTCTACGCCCCAGCAGAAACCAAACGCTTCCGCTAGTCGAACGTTCAGGCGTCCGTGGCTGAGTTGATAGCCGTTTTCGCGGATGGATCCGATCAGGCTGCTCTGGTATGCCTCTTCCAGGCTTCCAGCGACCTCTTCAGCACGCCCGAATCCACGACGGTTGTAGCGGTCGGAATTATGAAGAGAGCGCTTGAAGGCGTGGGTATCCATGGCCGCTGCAACAGTGCGATGACTCTATGGGCTGTGGGTGGGAGCTGTCTTTTGCTGATGGCCGTACTGACCAAATCAAGAAAAACCCCGGTCCCTCTGGACCGGGGTTTTTCATTCTTCCTGGAACTTCAGTTGCCGGCAGAGGCGAAATCGGGATACGCCTCCATGCCGTGTTCGCCGATGTCGAGGCCGTTGACTTCCTCTTCCTCGGTCACGCGAATTCCGCCGAACAGGGCGCCGATCACGCTCCAAGTGATCCAGCAGGTCACGACAGCCCAGATAGCGAAGGCTGCTGTACCCAAAGCCTGGATACCCAGTTGCTCAAAGCCACCCCCCACAAATAGCCCGAGAGGTGAACCCTCCTCCTGGAGGTCGAATCCCCAGAGGCCAACGACAAGAGTGCCCCAGATGCCACAGACTCCGTGAACGGAAAAAGCTCCAACGGGGTCATCGATGCCTGCGCGGTCGATAGCGCTCACCGCGAACACCACGATGATTCCTCCGATCAGTCCGGCGAGCCAAGCACCTACCCATGTGAGGTTGGCGCATCCGGCTGTGATGCTCACCAGTCCAGCGAGGATTCCGTTGATGATCATCGTCAGGTCCGGCTTGCCTGAAGTGAGTGTTGAGACGATGGTCGCACCGATCGCCCCCCCCGCTGCTGCAAGGGTTGTGGTGACGGCGATGTAAGGAACCCACTCATCCATACCCAGCTGTGAGCCAGGGTTGAATCCATACCAGCCGATCCACAGAATCAAAGCGCCAAGGGTGGCAATGGCCATGTTGTGTCCGGGAATGGCCTGAGTTCGGCCGTTCACGTATTTACCAATCCGGGGGCCAAGCAGCATTGCTCCCACCAGGCCTGCCCAGGCACCGACGGAGTGAACAATCGAGGAGCCTGCGAAATCGATGAATGGCTTGTTGCCAACGCTGTTCAACCAGCCACCGTTCCATTCCCAGGATCCTGAAATGGGATAGATAAGACCTGTCAGAACAAGCGAGAAGATCACGAACTCGCCAAATTTGACGCGCTCGGCCACGAGGCCCGAAACGATAGTCGCTGCAGTTCCTGCGAAAGCGGCCTGGAAGAGG
Above is a window of Synechococcus sp. BIOS-U3-1 DNA encoding:
- a CDS encoding 4-hydroxy-3-methylbut-2-enyl diphosphate reductase yields the protein MDTHAFKRSLHNSDRYNRRGFGRAEEVAGSLEEAYQSSLIGSIRENGYQLSHGRLNVRLAEAFGFCWGVERAVAMAYETRKHYPSERLWITNEIIHNPSVNDHLRKMNVHFIPVDQGVKDFSGVEYGDVVILPAFGATVQEMQLLNDRGCHIVDTTCPWVSKVWNTVEKHKKHVFTSIIHGKVKHEETLATSSFAGTYLVLLDLEEAQLVADYILGNGDRDNFMDRFANACSPGFDPDRDLQRVGVANQTTMLKSETEEIGRLFERTMLSKFGPIKLNEHFLAFNTICDATQERQDAMFSLVDEPLDLMVVIGGYNSSNTTHLQEIAISRGIRSFHIDTPERISEDNSIEHKPLGEDLTRDTDFLPNGPITVGITSGASTPDRVVEHVIQRMIAISDAD
- a CDS encoding ammonium transporter, with product MTTALHPPSRRRKARLQEASLLEGPMLLLQSIRGLRSHRALLWLACAPVALLGLGVFNLSARAGVGLTDLDGMQAAKFLADNLWLLVAAALVIFMNAGFAMVEAGMCRQKNAVNILAKNLFVFALAVTAYWVVGYSLMYGNTEPWIISGWLSFKGFFFDWSAADALACAAGQGPKGCSQLVPSVDFLFQAAFAGTAATIVSGLVAERVKFGEFVIFSLVLTGLIYPISGSWEWNGGWLNSVGNKPFIDFAGSSIVHSVGAWAGLVGAMLLGPRIGKYVNGRTQAIPGHNMAIATLGALILWIGWYGFNPGSQLGMDEWVPYIAVTTTLAAAGGAIGATIVSTLTSGKPDLTMIINGILAGLVSITAGCANLTWVGAWLAGLIGGIIVVFAVSAIDRAGIDDPVGAFSVHGVCGIWGTLVVGLWGFDLQEEGSPLGLFVGGGFEQLGIQALGTAAFAIWAVVTCWITWSVIGALFGGIRVTEEEEVNGLDIGEHGMEAYPDFASAGN